A DNA window from Pithys albifrons albifrons isolate INPA30051 chromosome 7, PitAlb_v1, whole genome shotgun sequence contains the following coding sequences:
- the LOC139673896 gene encoding olfactory receptor 14J1-like encodes MPNSSSISQFLLLPLADTRQLQLLHFCLFLGISLAALLGNGLIISAVACDHHLHTPMHFFLLNLSLTDLGCICTTVPKAMHNSLWDTTTISFMGCAVQVFFLILFIGTEISLLTIMCYDRYVAICKPLHYGTLLGSRACAHMAAAAWASGFLNALLHTANTFSLPLCHGNAVGQFFCEIPQILKLSCSDSKLREIGLLAVTVSILFACFIFIVFSYVQIFRAVLRIPSEQGRHKAFSTCLPHLAVVSLFLSTDVFAHLKSPSMSSPSLDVVVSVLYLVVPPTLNPLIYSLRNQELKDAVRKMMT; translated from the coding sequence atgcccaacagcagctccatcagccagttcctcctcctgccattggcagacacgcggcagctgcagctcctgcacttctgtctcttcctgggcatctccctggctgccctcctgggcaacggcctcatcatcagcgccgtagcctgcgaccaccacctgcacacccccatgcacttcttcctgctcaacctgtccctcacagacctgggctgcatctgcaccactgtccccaaagccatgcacaactccctctgggacaccacaaccatctccttcaTGGGATGTGCTGTACAggtcttcttccttattttattcattGGAACAGagatttccctcctcaccatcatgtgctacgaccgctacgttgccatctgcaaacccctgcactacgggaccctcctgggcagcagagcttgtgcccacatggcagcagctgcctgggccagtggctttctcaatgctctgctgcacacagccaatacattttccctgcccctgtgccacgGCAATGCTgtgggccagttcttctgtgaaatcccacagatcctcaagctctcctgctcagacTCCAAACTCAGGGAAATTGGGCTTCTTGCGGTTACTGTCAGTATACTGTTtgcttgtttcattttcatagttttctcctatgtgcagatcttcagggctgtgctgaggatcccctctgagcagggacggcacaaagccttttccacgtgcctccctcacctggccgtggtctccctgtttctcagcactgatgTGTTTGCCCACCTGAAGTCTCCCTCCATGTCATCTCCATCTCTGGATGTGgtggtgtcagttctgtacCTGGTGGTGCCTccaacactgaaccccctcatctacagcctgaggaaccaggagctcaaggatgctgtgaggaaaatgatgacttga